One window from the genome of Myxococcales bacterium encodes:
- a CDS encoding 23S rRNA (pseudouridine(1915)-N(3))-methyltransferase RlmH, producing MKITVAVVGKLKEAYLAAAEAEYQKRLRPFCQLDILEAASEAKLLAALPPRCHLYAWDERGDLLSSVQFAGDILGAEASHGGGAPVVFAIGGADGHSEVLRAKAKRLLSFGRLTMAHRLVRVLVMEQLYRGFSINRGLPYHREG from the coding sequence TTGAAAATCACCGTCGCGGTGGTGGGCAAGCTCAAAGAGGCCTATCTCGCGGCGGCCGAAGCCGAGTATCAAAAGCGCCTGCGGCCCTTTTGCCAGCTCGACATTCTAGAGGCCGCGAGTGAGGCCAAGCTGCTCGCCGCGCTGCCGCCGCGGTGCCACCTTTATGCGTGGGACGAACGCGGCGACCTGCTGAGCAGCGTGCAATTTGCAGGCGATATCCTCGGCGCCGAGGCCTCGCATGGTGGTGGCGCGCCCGTCGTCTTCGCGATTGGTGGCGCCGACGGGCATAGCGAGGTGCTGCGCGCCAAGGCCAAGCGCTTGCTTTCATTTGGGCGGCTGACCATGGCGCATCGCCTGGTGCGCGTCTTGGTGATGGAGCAGCTCTACCGCGGATTTTCGATCAATCGCGGCCTGCCATATCATCGCGAGGGCTAG
- the rsfS gene encoding ribosome silencing factor, whose amino-acid sequence MKKASAKKTTSKAASNRKPVAKAKSRLAAKKPTGTSKTKATVKTKPARSAAAKSKAPTKAKTKGKAQPTRAAAIVAPKAKANASAQRSPATKSATPRTASSGLSKAGASATLRQAVPKRSNSPVSRGAGTRPKSAPADTRSTEGLDGALAALKLALEKKAVEPTLLDLRDLCSYTNYRLLLSGRSDRQVDAIADGVVAGLRDAGVRHLSKERTDARAWTLIDFGDFIVDVFHHPSREHYDLESLWNDAPRVAIEVPPDARLGAAEAYA is encoded by the coding sequence AGCAACCGCAAGCCGGTTGCCAAAGCTAAATCGCGCCTCGCGGCCAAGAAGCCTACGGGGACGAGCAAAACCAAGGCCACCGTAAAAACGAAGCCTGCGCGCAGCGCGGCGGCGAAGTCAAAGGCGCCTACGAAAGCCAAGACTAAGGGCAAGGCCCAGCCAACGCGCGCGGCAGCGATCGTCGCTCCAAAAGCGAAGGCCAACGCCTCCGCCCAACGGTCGCCGGCCACAAAATCGGCGACACCGCGCACGGCGAGCTCTGGTTTGAGCAAAGCGGGCGCCTCCGCTACCCTGCGTCAAGCGGTGCCCAAGCGTTCCAATTCGCCCGTTTCACGCGGCGCGGGGACTCGCCCCAAATCCGCTCCGGCCGATACGCGTTCAACCGAAGGTCTCGACGGCGCGCTCGCCGCGCTGAAGCTGGCGCTTGAAAAAAAGGCCGTCGAGCCCACCCTGCTCGATTTGCGCGACCTATGTTCGTACACCAATTATCGCTTGCTGCTCTCGGGGCGTTCGGATCGACAGGTCGATGCCATCGCCGACGGTGTGGTTGCGGGCCTGCGCGACGCCGGCGTGCGCCATTTAAGCAAGGAACGCACCGACGCGCGCGCGTGGACCCTCATCGATTTCGGCGACTTCATCGTCGACGTGTTTCATCACCCATCGCGCGAACACTACGACCTGGAAAGCCTGTGGAACGATGCGCCACGCGTCGCGATTGAGGTGCCGCCGGATGCCCGCTTGGGCGCCGCCGAGGCCTACGCTTGA
- a CDS encoding ComF family protein, whose amino-acid sequence MKLFDRLLPPRCCTCQAPCPAAAGFCAECLLSFEPGARAVVRLEELVAVSSPWQYGGQLALAIERFKYFRQLPCGYAIARQIRAPLAAFIATTEPTCLIPVPMPFWRALRRGVVHAALLLELSLDKPSACRLSPGLLRRTRHRAPQAGLGREARLRNLRGAFAASNRLAGARVLLFDDVISTGATMRACATACLAAGARDVVGFAAAINQ is encoded by the coding sequence ATGAAGCTATTTGACCGCCTACTTCCACCGCGCTGTTGCACGTGTCAGGCGCCCTGCCCCGCCGCCGCCGGTTTTTGTGCCGAGTGCCTGCTTTCGTTTGAGCCAGGCGCGCGCGCGGTTGTGCGCCTTGAGGAGCTCGTGGCGGTTAGCAGCCCATGGCAGTACGGCGGCCAGTTGGCGCTGGCGATCGAGCGCTTTAAATATTTTAGGCAGCTGCCGTGCGGATACGCCATCGCGCGGCAAATCCGCGCGCCGTTAGCCGCGTTCATCGCCACCACCGAGCCAACGTGCCTCATCCCAGTGCCAATGCCATTTTGGCGCGCGCTGCGACGAGGCGTGGTGCACGCCGCGCTCTTGCTTGAGCTTTCCCTCGATAAGCCATCGGCGTGCAGACTTTCACCTGGGCTGCTCCGCCGCACCCGCCATCGCGCGCCACAAGCTGGGCTCGGGCGCGAGGCTCGCCTGCGTAACCTGCGCGGGGCCTTTGCCGCGTCGAACCGCTTAGCGGGCGCGCGCGTGCTGCTTTTTGATGACGTAATCTCGACGGGGGCCACCATGCGCGCATGCGCGACGGCTTGTCTTGCGGCGGGCGCGCGCGACGTTGTTGGTTTTGCCGCGGCGATAAACCAATAG
- the smpB gene encoding SsrA-binding protein SmpB — translation MADAKANPIKVIATNRAASHDYHIHERVEAGLVLLGSEVKSLREAKATLTDGWAEIRGGEAWLVGLQINEYKWANRYNHDPRRMRKLLLNKQEIKRLFEKTQIRGYTLIPLQLYFKGARVKVELALVTNKKEYDKRQSKRAADDKREIDRAISERKRKV, via the coding sequence ATGGCGGACGCCAAGGCCAACCCGATCAAGGTGATCGCGACCAATCGCGCCGCGTCTCACGACTATCATATTCACGAGCGCGTCGAGGCGGGCTTGGTGTTGCTAGGCTCCGAGGTGAAAAGCCTGCGCGAGGCCAAGGCGACGCTCACCGATGGCTGGGCGGAGATTCGGGGCGGTGAGGCCTGGCTGGTTGGGCTGCAGATCAACGAGTACAAGTGGGCCAATCGCTACAATCACGATCCGCGGCGTATGCGCAAGCTGCTGCTAAACAAGCAGGAGATCAAGCGGTTGTTTGAAAAGACGCAAATTCGCGGCTACACGCTAATTCCACTGCAGCTCTATTTCAAGGGCGCGCGGGTGAAGGTCGAGCTGGCATTGGTCACCAACAAGAAAGAATACGATAAGCGGCAGTCCAAGCGAGCCGCCGATGACAAGCGCGAGATCGATCGCGCCATCAGCGAGCGCAAGCGCAAGGTCTAA
- a CDS encoding trypsin-like serine protease, with amino-acid sequence MKPVIAIAFAVIGATGCMSDEPVVGTERTNGEIVGGVAAQLGQYPTVAALKLQTPNGTGLCTATLIAPNVLLTAKHCTVGRDVSQITAVFDQLDAFGTGGITATIAEKVEHPGWSSNNLGGGKDLALLRLTTPLTDRTPTAINTDATNSATGVQVTMAGFGRRNPNVQNDSGLLYVLTGKPYAACSNFGLGGSEGALACYSQAAPNASGKCNGDSGGPSFATVGGVQKVVGVTSFGDASCTGYGADIQVDAELAFLQPVLTNWALPGNPPPGGNPPAEPPGQAPGDDEAVPEEGTASAIGGQAAGGCSAGAVPSAGGALVMLLALAWRRRRG; translated from the coding sequence ATGAAACCTGTAATCGCGATCGCGTTTGCCGTCATCGGCGCCACGGGTTGCATGTCCGACGAACCAGTCGTTGGCACCGAGCGCACCAACGGCGAGATCGTCGGTGGCGTCGCGGCCCAACTCGGTCAATATCCGACCGTCGCCGCGCTAAAGCTGCAGACGCCAAACGGCACCGGGCTGTGCACGGCGACGCTAATCGCCCCCAACGTCCTGCTCACGGCCAAGCACTGCACCGTTGGCCGCGACGTTTCACAAATCACCGCAGTCTTTGACCAGCTGGATGCGTTTGGCACCGGTGGCATCACCGCCACGATCGCAGAAAAAGTCGAACACCCGGGCTGGAGCAGCAACAACCTCGGCGGCGGCAAAGACCTCGCGCTGTTGCGTTTGACGACGCCGCTTACCGATCGCACGCCGACCGCGATTAACACCGACGCAACCAATAGCGCCACCGGCGTGCAAGTCACGATGGCCGGCTTCGGGCGGCGCAATCCAAATGTTCAAAATGATTCTGGCCTGCTCTATGTGCTCACGGGCAAGCCTTACGCGGCGTGTAGCAACTTCGGCCTGGGTGGCAGCGAGGGTGCGCTAGCTTGCTATAGCCAGGCGGCGCCCAATGCTAGCGGCAAATGCAATGGCGACAGCGGCGGCCCCTCGTTCGCGACGGTAGGCGGCGTGCAAAAAGTGGTTGGCGTCACCTCGTTTGGCGATGCCAGCTGCACCGGCTATGGCGCCGATATTCAAGTTGATGCCGAGCTCGCTTTTTTGCAGCCCGTGCTGACTAACTGGGCCTTGCCAGGCAACCCACCACCCGGTGGCAATCCTCCAGCCGAACCACCCGGCCAAGCGCCTGGCGATGATGAGGCCGTGCCAGAAGAAGGCACCGCATCAGCCATTGGCGGCCAGGCCGCCGGCGGTTGCTCGGCCGGGGCCGTGCCTTCTGCGGGTGGCGCGCTGGTGATGCTGCTCGCGCTTGCGTGGCGCCGCCGTCGCGGCTAA